Within the Dialister hominis genome, the region CAAGCGACGAACGCCTGAATATGATGATGGCGCTCCTGGCCAAGCACCTCGGCGCCCGCCAGACCATCGTCCGCGTCGTCCGCACCGAGTACGTCGCCCTCATGCAGCAGGTCGGCGTCGACATCGTCCTTGCGACCAGGCTTCTGGCTGCCGGCGAAGTCCTCTCCTTCGTACGAAGCGGTTCCATCGAACGCGTCAGCCTCCTCGAAGGTGCGTGCGTCCAGGCTGCCGAAATCATCGCATCGTGCAGGAAGGCTCTCCGCTCGACGGACGCCGCCTGATGGACGTCGATCTTCCGAAGGGCTGCCTCATCGGCACGTACGTCCGTGACGGCAAAGCCTTCATCCCTGACGGCCGCTCTGCCCTCCATGCCGGAGACAGGGCCATCGTCATCGTCGAAGCCGACCAGGCCTCCGACGTCCTTTCCTTCTTCAAAGGCGGGGATTAAGCAATGAATCTTAAAGTCATTTACACCATGCTTTCCCGCATCATGCTCGTCAGCGGGGCTATGGTGGCGCTGCCTCTGGCCATTTCCCTCATCATGGGAGGCCCGATCCTCGCCTTCATCTTCTCCATGGCCGTCGCGGGTCTTGCAAGCGTGGTTCTCAAAAAAAGAGGCGTCGCGCAGGAAAACAGCCTGACGCCCAGAGAAGGCACGGCCATCACCGCGCTCTCCTGGCTCTTCGTCTCGCTCCTCTTCGCGCTGCCTTATATATTCAGCGGAACACTGGGGCCCCTGGACAGCCTCGTCGAAAGCATCTCCGGCCTCACCGGCACCGGCGCGACCGTCATCGACGACCTTGGCGCTGTCCCGCAGAGCATCCTCTTCTTCCGCGCCATGACGCACTGGCTGGGAGGCCTCGGCATCATCGTCATCTTCGTCGCCATCTTCCCGCAGATCGGGCGCGGCAGTGCGAAGATGGTCAATGCGGAAAGCACCGGCCCCACCTCCTCGAAAGCCCTTCCAAGGATCAAGGAGACAGCCTCTGCCCTCTTCACCGTCTACCTCATTTTCACGATTGCTGCCGCCGCGGCCTACATGCTCTGCGGCCTCAC harbors:
- a CDS encoding TrkA C-terminal domain-containing protein, whose amino-acid sequence is MDVDLPKGCLIGTYVRDGKAFIPDGRSALHAGDRAIVIVEADQASDVLSFFKGGD